In the genome of Croceimicrobium hydrocarbonivorans, one region contains:
- a CDS encoding chloride channel protein yields the protein MAQKPHSLLGKFLLWRAKNIPQDRFVLILSVIVGLIAGLVAVLLKNTTHFIQEIIHSGYLNQYFNVYYFLFPIVGVALTLLVKRWIRVPVGEGIPSALFAISRRSGFIKSHKMFASVITSVFTVGFGGSVGLEGPTVSTGSAIGSNLGRLMHLNYRQRILMIGCATAGAIASIFNAPIAAIIFTIEIFSLDLTLVSLVPLLLASVSGAVTSIFMEGNDSLFHYSSIDPFRIEDLPWYGLLGVFTALVSVYFNKVYFYFDDFFTKIENKFRKLLLGGVALGLSIWLIPPLYGEGYETINALLNGDVLEVVKESFLFQKYDGPYVIMILLLGLVFIKILAAVFTFGAGGVGGIFAPSLFVGSALGFVFAFIIVEFGIGDINTTNFALVGMTGLMAGVLHAPLTAIFMIAEITAGYNLFIPLMAVSTISYLVTRNLMPFSIYNMQLAKRGELITHNKDHAILTLLSLKKVIEDDFKKVSPEMNLGELVKVVSRSRRNLFPVIDANEELVGVLTLDDFRGIMFESERYDETFVSELMSPPPAIIESEENMNEVMKKFQSTGAWNLPVVENGKYIGFVSKSKLFSVYRRKLMEFG from the coding sequence ATGGCACAAAAACCCCATAGCCTACTGGGTAAGTTCCTGTTGTGGCGAGCCAAGAATATCCCCCAAGATCGCTTTGTGCTGATCTTGAGTGTTATTGTAGGCTTAATAGCGGGATTAGTGGCGGTGCTTTTAAAGAATACCACTCACTTTATACAGGAAATTATACACTCGGGATACCTCAACCAGTATTTCAATGTGTATTACTTCCTCTTTCCAATTGTTGGGGTTGCACTCACACTTTTAGTAAAGCGCTGGATTAGGGTTCCCGTTGGAGAAGGTATTCCTTCCGCCCTATTTGCCATATCCCGCCGCAGCGGCTTTATCAAGTCTCATAAGATGTTCGCCTCGGTAATTACCTCCGTTTTTACGGTGGGTTTTGGGGGCTCTGTTGGTCTGGAAGGACCTACCGTTAGTACGGGATCAGCTATTGGCAGTAATCTGGGGCGATTGATGCACCTGAACTACCGCCAACGAATATTGATGATTGGCTGTGCTACAGCTGGAGCTATCGCTTCTATTTTTAATGCGCCAATTGCAGCCATCATTTTTACAATTGAGATTTTCAGCCTCGACCTGACTTTAGTTTCCCTGGTTCCCCTTTTATTGGCTTCGGTTTCCGGAGCAGTGACTTCCATCTTTATGGAAGGTAACGATTCACTATTCCATTATTCTTCTATTGACCCTTTCCGCATTGAGGATTTACCCTGGTATGGCCTGCTGGGTGTTTTTACGGCCTTAGTATCCGTTTACTTTAATAAGGTTTATTTCTACTTCGATGATTTCTTCACTAAAATTGAGAATAAGTTTCGGAAGTTACTCCTTGGTGGCGTTGCCCTCGGATTAAGTATTTGGCTGATTCCGCCACTCTATGGAGAAGGATATGAAACCATAAATGCCCTGTTGAATGGTGATGTTTTGGAAGTTGTAAAAGAAAGCTTCCTCTTCCAAAAATATGATGGCCCCTATGTAATCATGATCTTATTATTAGGTCTGGTTTTCATTAAAATTTTGGCGGCTGTATTCACCTTTGGTGCCGGTGGGGTTGGCGGTATTTTTGCTCCTTCCCTTTTTGTGGGCTCTGCCCTGGGCTTTGTTTTTGCCTTTATTATTGTGGAGTTTGGCATTGGTGATATCAACACCACCAATTTCGCTCTTGTAGGCATGACAGGACTAATGGCCGGAGTGCTTCATGCTCCGCTGACGGCCATCTTTATGATTGCCGAAATTACGGCGGGCTATAATCTATTTATTCCTTTAATGGCGGTTTCAACCATCTCCTATCTGGTAACCCGAAACCTAATGCCCTTCTCAATCTACAATATGCAATTGGCGAAAAGAGGAGAGCTGATAACCCATAATAAGGACCACGCCATTCTCACTCTGCTCAGCCTAAAAAAGGTGATTGAGGACGATTTCAAGAAGGTTTCCCCCGAAATGAATTTGGGGGAGTTGGTAAAGGTGGTGAGTCGCTCCCGCCGAAACTTATTTCCTGTAATCGATGCCAATGAGGAACTAGTAGGCGTGCTTACCCTGGATGATTTCCGTGGCATTATGTTCGAGAGTGAGCGTTATGATGAAACCTTCGTGTCTGAATTGATGAGCCCTCCGCCGGCCATTATCGAAAGTGAGGAGAACATGAATGAGGTTATGAAGAAATTCCAATCTACTGGCGCTTGGAACCTCCCCGTAGTTGAAAATGGAAAGTACATTGGCTTCGTGAGTAAGAGCAAGCTCTTCTCGGTTTACCGCCGCAAACTAATGGAGTTTGGTTAG
- the aspS gene encoding aspartate--tRNA ligase, which produces MYRSHHCGELNASHIGEKVKLSGWVQRSRILSGMTFIDLRDRYGITQLAFNDGWDADLQEKARKVGREFVIAIEGEVLERESKNPNMATGEIEIKVNNLEILNAAKTPPFTIENDTDGGEELRMKYRYLDLRRNPLQASIKLRHKVAQAVRSFLNDADFLEIETPYLIKSTPEGARDFVVPSRMNQGQFYALPQSPQTFKQLLMVSGYDRYYQIVRCFRDEDLRADRQPEFTQIDCEMAFVEQEDILQQFEGLIKSLLKEVKGVDIDSVPRMTYAEAMERYGNDKPDIRFGMELKNLNDLAKDKGFVVFDQAEVVLGISVPGASGYSRKQLDALTKWVQRPQIGMQGLIYSKYNEDGTYKSSVDKFFNEEAQAEWHKAAGSEAGDLLLILAGSENKTRKAMSELRLYMGEELGLRNPDEYAPLWVLDFPLLEWDEESGRYHAMHHPFTSPKPEDIALLDTDPGKVRANAYDMVLNGNEIGGGSIRIHDRKVQSRMFEMLGFSDEEAKAQFGFLMDAFEYGAPPHGGIAFGFDRLVALLGGSETIRDFIAFPKNNAGRDLMINSPAPIDTLQLTELGIDLRPQID; this is translated from the coding sequence ATGTATCGATCTCATCATTGCGGAGAATTGAATGCTTCGCATATCGGCGAAAAAGTAAAATTGAGTGGCTGGGTACAACGCAGTCGCATCTTGAGTGGAATGACTTTTATCGATTTGCGAGATCGTTATGGAATAACGCAATTGGCTTTTAATGATGGCTGGGACGCAGATTTGCAAGAGAAAGCCCGCAAAGTGGGTCGCGAATTTGTGATTGCTATTGAAGGTGAAGTATTGGAACGCGAAAGCAAAAATCCCAATATGGCTACCGGTGAAATTGAAATTAAAGTCAATAATCTAGAGATCTTAAACGCCGCTAAAACCCCGCCTTTTACTATTGAGAATGACACCGATGGCGGTGAGGAACTGCGCATGAAATACCGCTACCTCGACCTGCGTCGTAATCCTTTACAAGCGAGTATTAAACTTCGTCATAAGGTAGCTCAGGCAGTGCGCTCATTTTTAAATGATGCCGACTTCCTGGAAATCGAAACCCCTTATCTGATCAAATCCACCCCGGAAGGAGCACGTGATTTTGTGGTGCCTTCGCGGATGAACCAAGGTCAGTTTTACGCCCTACCGCAATCCCCGCAAACCTTCAAGCAGCTCTTAATGGTTTCGGGCTATGATCGCTATTACCAAATTGTGCGTTGCTTCCGCGATGAAGATTTACGTGCCGACCGTCAGCCTGAATTTACGCAGATCGACTGCGAAATGGCCTTTGTAGAGCAGGAAGACATCCTTCAACAATTTGAAGGTTTGATCAAGAGCCTGCTTAAGGAAGTTAAAGGTGTGGATATCGATTCCGTTCCTCGAATGACCTATGCCGAAGCCATGGAGCGCTATGGTAATGATAAGCCCGATATCCGTTTTGGAATGGAGCTTAAGAATTTAAACGATTTAGCTAAGGACAAGGGCTTTGTGGTTTTTGATCAGGCAGAAGTAGTGCTCGGGATTTCCGTTCCTGGCGCATCAGGCTACAGCCGCAAACAATTAGACGCCCTTACCAAGTGGGTGCAGCGTCCCCAAATTGGAATGCAGGGATTGATTTATTCGAAGTACAATGAAGACGGTACTTATAAATCATCCGTAGATAAATTCTTTAATGAAGAGGCTCAGGCCGAATGGCATAAAGCCGCTGGCAGCGAGGCCGGCGACCTTTTATTGATTCTGGCGGGTAGTGAGAACAAGACTCGCAAGGCCATGAGCGAATTGCGCTTATACATGGGTGAAGAGCTCGGATTGCGCAATCCGGATGAATATGCCCCATTATGGGTCTTGGATTTCCCATTATTGGAATGGGATGAGGAAAGTGGCCGCTACCATGCCATGCACCACCCCTTTACTTCGCCTAAGCCCGAAGACATTGCACTATTAGATACCGATCCCGGCAAGGTTAGAGCCAATGCCTACGATATGGTTTTGAATGGCAATGAGATCGGTGGTGGCTCTATTCGTATCCACGATCGCAAAGTACAAAGTCGTATGTTCGAAATGTTGGGCTTTAGCGATGAAGAGGCCAAGGCTCAATTTGGTTTCTTAATGGACGCCTTCGAATATGGAGCTCCTCCTCACGGTGGTATTGCCTTTGGCTTTGACCGACTGGTGGCGCTTTTAGGTGGTTCAGAAACTATTCGCGATTTTATTGCCTTCCCGAAAAACAATGCAGGTCGTGACTTAATGATTAACAGTCCGGCCCCAATTGATACCTTGCAATTAACTGAACTGGGCATCGACCTTCGTCCCCAAATCGATTAA
- a CDS encoding nucleoside deaminase has translation MIEPFNDEYFMRKALEEAQLAYEEDEIPVGAVVVSQGKIIGRGHNMTERLNDVTAHAEMLAITAAANYLGGKYLRNCTLYVTLEPCSMCAGALFWTQISKVVFGASDEKRGYREFGSRLHPKTQLVEGILRNESTELLQQFFRSKRKK, from the coding sequence ATGATTGAGCCCTTTAATGATGAGTATTTTATGCGTAAGGCCCTGGAAGAGGCCCAACTGGCTTATGAGGAGGACGAAATCCCGGTGGGAGCAGTAGTTGTGAGTCAGGGGAAAATTATTGGTCGAGGCCATAATATGACCGAGCGCCTTAACGATGTAACGGCTCATGCGGAGATGTTAGCGATTACCGCGGCGGCTAATTATCTGGGAGGTAAGTACCTGCGTAATTGCACCTTATATGTTACCCTCGAGCCATGCAGTATGTGCGCCGGGGCTTTGTTTTGGACGCAAATTTCGAAGGTAGTCTTTGGGGCTTCCGATGAAAAAAGAGGATACCGCGAATTTGGATCACGATTACATCCTAAAACCCAACTGGTTGAGGGAATTTTACGTAATGAGAGTACAGAGCTGTTACAACAATTTTTTCGTTCTAAACGAAAAAAATGA
- a CDS encoding BrxA/BrxB family bacilliredoxin: MYPEDIIAPMRADLTDAGITETRSKEEVEQNIKSEGTTLVVINSVCGCAAANARPAVKMAAQHAKTPDRMITAFAGNDVDAVNTARALMAPFPPSSPSIALFKDGKLVHMIERHHIEGRQAEVIAQNLTAAFDEYC; the protein is encoded by the coding sequence ATGTATCCCGAAGATATTATTGCCCCTATGCGCGCCGACCTCACTGATGCCGGTATTACTGAAACCCGCAGCAAAGAGGAAGTAGAACAAAATATTAAGTCCGAAGGCACCACCCTGGTAGTGATCAATTCGGTTTGTGGTTGCGCAGCAGCCAATGCTCGTCCGGCCGTGAAAATGGCAGCCCAGCACGCTAAAACTCCAGATCGCATGATTACTGCCTTTGCAGGTAATGATGTGGATGCAGTAAATACTGCCCGTGCATTAATGGCACCATTCCCTCCTTCATCTCCTAGTATTGCCCTTTTTAAAGATGGTAAACTGGTGCATATGATCGAGAGACATCATATCGAAGGTCGCCAAGCGGAAGTAATCGCTCAGAACTTAACGGCTGCTTTCGACGAGTACTGTTAA
- a CDS encoding MarC family protein: MFLAILTKILFLIAVVDPIGSVPVYLEATKSLADSEKKKVAIRASLLAALILLFFIVVGQLILEGMEVSLDAFQISGGLILFLFALTMIFGEGKPMSEQHLISDYKHVTVFPVAIPSIASPGAIMAVVLLTDNHLYSIQEQALTSLLVLVVLGLTMILLLAANRVQKIVGSYGITVISKVMGLILAAYAMQSILSGLRDFFGLG, translated from the coding sequence ATGTTTCTGGCCATCCTTACCAAAATCCTCTTTTTAATAGCAGTAGTGGACCCCATTGGCTCGGTTCCGGTGTACCTGGAAGCCACCAAATCCTTAGCCGACTCTGAGAAGAAAAAAGTAGCCATTCGAGCCAGTCTTTTAGCCGCCCTGATTTTACTTTTCTTTATAGTAGTGGGTCAATTGATTTTGGAGGGAATGGAAGTAAGTTTAGATGCCTTTCAAATTTCAGGGGGTCTAATTCTCTTTCTCTTTGCCCTTACCATGATTTTTGGGGAAGGTAAACCGATGTCGGAACAGCACTTAATTTCGGATTATAAACATGTAACGGTTTTCCCGGTAGCGATTCCTTCCATTGCTTCACCAGGGGCCATTATGGCTGTAGTACTTCTTACCGACAATCATCTTTACAGTATTCAAGAACAAGCCTTAACTAGTCTTTTAGTGCTGGTGGTTTTAGGGCTTACAATGATTCTACTTTTAGCCGCCAATCGAGTGCAAAAAATTGTGGGCAGCTATGGTATCACCGTAATCAGTAAGGTAATGGGGTTGATCCTGGCTGCTTATGCCATGCAAAGTATCCTCAGCGGCTTACGCGATTTCTTTGGCTTAGGTTAA
- a CDS encoding DUF3124 domain-containing protein, with the protein MKHWFFFLLCSVLILSCNPAPEAQGQAKSAFKGQASNIPSGLESGQSYLSVYSHIYSKSQARSEDLTITISLRNTDPEYPLYLSKAEYYNTHGEAIKNYLDHSVKLEALETLEWVIDQKDRSGGSGANFLFSWAQDSLASDPLFEAVMISTSGQQGLSFHTTAKRIR; encoded by the coding sequence CCTTCTTTGCTCAGTTTTGATCCTGAGTTGTAATCCAGCCCCCGAAGCTCAAGGCCAAGCTAAATCAGCTTTTAAAGGTCAGGCCAGCAATATTCCCTCCGGTTTGGAATCTGGCCAAAGCTACCTTTCGGTATACTCACATATTTACAGTAAAAGTCAGGCGCGCAGCGAGGATTTAACAATCACCATCAGCCTGCGCAATACCGATCCCGAGTACCCACTTTATTTAAGCAAAGCCGAGTATTACAATACCCATGGAGAGGCGATTAAAAACTACCTCGATCACTCCGTAAAACTTGAAGCTCTGGAAACCTTGGAATGGGTAATTGATCAAAAAGACCGCAGTGGTGGTAGCGGTGCCAATTTCCTTTTTAGCTGGGCCCAGGATTCATTAGCCAGCGATCCACTTTTCGAGGCGGTAATGATTTCTACTTCCGGCCAACAAGGTTTATCTTTCCATACCACCGCTAAACGTATTCGCTAA